A region from the Hippopotamus amphibius kiboko isolate mHipAmp2 chromosome 15, mHipAmp2.hap2, whole genome shotgun sequence genome encodes:
- the LOC130837032 gene encoding olfactory receptor 2T29-like yields MDNSTWVANDTGQLDFILVGVFHQSKHPALLCMVIFVIFLMALSENTTLILLIHSNTHLHTPMYFFISQLSLMDVIYISVTVPKMLMDQVLGVNKISAPECGMQMFLYLTLGGSEFFLLAAMAYDRYVAICHPLRYSILMNHNTCLLLVSGCWFLGSVDGFMLTPITMTFPFCRSREIHHFFCEVPAVMKLSCSDTSLYETFMYLCCVLMLLIPVTVISSSYSFILLTIHRMNSAEGRKKAFTTCSSHMTVVILFYGAAVYTYMLPSSYHTSEKDMVVSVFYTILTPVLNPLIYSLRNKDVTGAVKKLLNVGPVHQKSIE; encoded by the coding sequence ATGGACAACTCCACCTGGGTAGCCAACGATACTGGACAATTGGATTTCATCCTAGTGGGGGTTTTCCATCAATCCAAGCACCCAGCTCTCCTTTGTATggtcatttttgtcattttcctgaTGGCCTTGTCTGAAAATACCACCCTGATCCTTCTGATACATTCTAAtacccacctccacacccccatgtactttttcatCAGCCAGTTGTCTCTCATGGATGTGATATACATTTCTGTCACTGTGCCCAAGATGCTCATGGACCAGGTCCTGGGTGTGAATAAGATCTCAGCCCCTGAATGTGGAATGCAGATGTTTCTATATTTGACACTTGGGGgttcagaattttttcttctggctgccatggcctatgaccgctatgtggccatctgccatcCACTCCGGTATTCTATTCTCATGAACCATAATACGTGTCTCCTCTTGGTATCTGGCTGCTGGTTCCTGGGATCAGTGGATGGATTCATGCTCACACCCATCACCATGACCTTCCCCTTCTGCAGATCCCGGGAGATCCATCATTTCTTCTGTGAGGTCCCTGCTGTAATGAAGCTTTCCTGCTCAGACACTTCCCTCTATGAGACATTCATGTACCTGTGCTGTGTCCTCATGCTCCTCATCCCTGTGACAGTCATTTCAAGCTCCTATTCATTCATCCTCCTCACCATCCACAGGATGAATtcagcagagggaaggaagaaggcctTCACCACTTGTTCTTCCCACATGACTGTGGTCATCCTCTTCTATGGGGCTGCCGTCTACACCTACATGCTCCCCAGCTCCTACCACACCTCTGAGAAGGACATGGTTGTGTCTGTCTTTTACACCATACTCACTCCTGTGCTAAACCCTTTAATCTATAGCCTTAGGAATAAGGATGTCACAGGGGCTGTAAAGAAATTGTTGAATGTGGGACCTGTCCATCAGAAAAGTATAGAATAA